From one Butyricimonas faecihominis genomic stretch:
- a CDS encoding exopolysaccharide biosynthesis protein, with the protein MKYITYFIKFFYRIRFWLIIAPIIVASLVYWKTNNSPRDYTTTCSIYTGIITGVNILSESGVTTTSYTQGSMMDNLLNIITADQTLKQVSLRLYARIMVYGDPHKDNIYTKASNYRNLYNHGIPIHNLIDKKSDNDSINEQRTYEKLLAYETNDPTNYVYGIYQWNLPYVNREALKKIYVKRLGNSDVLEVSYTTNDPGIAYQTVLILIDEFNKQYQELRFGETNNVIKHFRHELDSIGKELKISEDSLTKYRVEKQVINYDEETKHVAALNRDYELQYWETLNNYNSTDSLKRELEKRMQLYTEIIQNNNSFILLNSKISEINEKLAMAKYYTSDAVSKVTIDSLQQELDKNETALTEAVHKIGYLKYSKEGISNENMIEEWLKQVLAYKKAQAELIVLNKRKIHMAQKYIHFAPIGSTLTRKERMVNINERRYLAILDALNTALLKQKSIQMNSASLKLMNAPYYPLVPSALGKHKLLTIGAYLATLIFTIFFFLIIEILDHTLHSLFKAEQLTGCKVLGAFTRQLSLAARRYNKVYTTLSAQNLCNSATTYFKPDQSNIINLISNEPGEGKSYIMEQMAQQFMERGYDVTQLSWQNEPQTDAQAFIQSLNMDDPDDLEKNSLKEKIVIVEYPSLKEAALTANILQNVSLNLQVVDSRRTWKNTDQQRFERTKEMCHKAPLFLVLNYTKRDAAEDVNGLMPPYSFLRKLLYQLSQLGLTANDKTTQISKDKP; encoded by the coding sequence ATGAAATATATTACCTACTTTATCAAGTTCTTCTATCGCATTCGATTCTGGTTGATCATAGCACCGATCATCGTTGCCTCTCTCGTCTACTGGAAAACCAATAATTCCCCCCGCGATTACACGACCACTTGCTCCATATATACCGGAATTATCACAGGAGTTAATATCTTATCCGAAAGCGGGGTTACCACGACATCTTATACCCAAGGTAGTATGATGGATAACCTGTTAAATATCATCACTGCGGATCAAACCTTAAAACAGGTTTCATTACGCCTGTATGCTCGCATTATGGTATACGGTGATCCCCATAAAGACAACATCTATACAAAAGCCAGTAATTATAGAAATCTCTACAATCACGGAATACCTATTCATAATTTGATAGACAAGAAATCTGATAATGATTCGATTAACGAGCAACGTACCTACGAAAAGTTACTTGCTTATGAAACAAACGATCCGACAAACTATGTCTACGGCATATATCAATGGAACCTCCCTTATGTGAATCGGGAAGCCTTGAAAAAAATATATGTCAAACGCCTCGGTAATAGCGATGTGCTTGAAGTTTCATACACGACAAATGATCCCGGTATCGCATATCAAACAGTACTGATTTTGATTGATGAATTTAATAAACAATATCAAGAGCTACGTTTCGGCGAAACTAATAATGTCATCAAACATTTCCGCCACGAACTGGATAGTATTGGGAAAGAACTCAAGATTTCAGAAGATTCCCTTACCAAATACCGAGTAGAAAAACAAGTGATCAATTATGACGAAGAGACAAAGCATGTGGCAGCTTTGAATCGGGATTACGAATTACAATACTGGGAAACACTAAATAATTATAATTCAACTGATAGTTTAAAACGGGAACTCGAAAAAAGGATGCAGTTATACACGGAAATTATTCAAAACAATAATTCGTTTATCCTTTTAAATAGCAAAATCAGCGAGATCAATGAAAAGTTGGCCATGGCAAAATACTACACGAGTGATGCTGTTTCGAAAGTAACCATTGATTCTCTCCAGCAGGAATTAGACAAAAACGAGACGGCTTTAACTGAAGCCGTTCATAAAATAGGGTATCTGAAATATAGTAAAGAGGGCATTTCCAACGAGAACATGATCGAAGAGTGGTTGAAACAAGTTCTCGCCTATAAAAAGGCTCAAGCAGAACTAATCGTTTTAAATAAACGAAAGATTCACATGGCTCAAAAATACATTCATTTTGCCCCAATCGGTTCGACCCTAACACGTAAAGAACGTATGGTAAACATCAATGAAAGAAGATATTTAGCGATTCTTGATGCCTTGAATACAGCTTTATTAAAACAGAAGAGTATTCAAATGAATTCTGCCAGTTTGAAACTAATGAACGCCCCCTACTACCCCTTAGTTCCCTCCGCACTTGGTAAACACAAATTACTAACAATCGGAGCTTATCTGGCAACATTAATATTCACAATATTTTTCTTCTTGATTATTGAGATACTGGATCATACATTACACTCTCTCTTCAAAGCCGAGCAATTGACCGGATGTAAGGTTCTGGGAGCTTTCACCCGGCAATTATCTCTTGCAGCCAGAAGATATAATAAAGTTTACACCACGCTTTCCGCACAAAACTTGTGCAATTCCGCAACGACTTATTTTAAGCCTGATCAAAGTAATATTATAAATTTAATCAGTAACGAACCCGGAGAGGGAAAGAGCTATATCATGGAGCAAATGGCTCAACAATTTATGGAACGAGGATATGACGTAACACAATTGTCCTGGCAAAATGAACCACAGACAGATGCTCAAGCTTTTATTCAATCCTTGAACATGGATGACCCGGATGATTTGGAAAAGAACAGCTTAAAGGAAAAAATCGTTATCGTAGAGTATCCTTCACTAAAAGAAGCCGCATTAACAGCCAATATCTTACAAAATGTCAGCCTAAATTTACAAGTTGTAGATTCTAGACGTACATGGAAAAATACAGATCAACAACGATTTGAACGGACAAAAGAAATGTGTCATAAAGCACCCCTGTTCTTGGTATTAAATTACACGAAACGAGATGCAGCGGAAGACGTGAACGGTTTAATGCCACCTTACTCGTTTTTACGCAAATTATTGTATCAACTTTCACAATTAGGACTAACTGCAAACGACAAGACAACACAAATCTCTAAAGATAAACCGTAA
- a CDS encoding PAS domain-containing hybrid sensor histidine kinase/response regulator, with protein sequence MGVYESLTREELVRKLLAQENLCHELQGKVGKLKEEISQQAKNGESMRANEGDLCENVTVKRTERFLTDNVARLSLMLEAGNVFPWYADIASGKIEIGDELFKAYGVDRKEFQDDFFSIATFVASIYPDDRGIFEAIYNNLLAGESCKIGLELRLDLLNTGEYKWVDLKGVAQEFDERGKVTKVLGFIADIQKRRDDEQALIEAKQRAEESDRLKSAFLANVSHEIRTPLNAIVGFSEVIAHTEGECEREEYLDIVKANSNLLLHLINDILDLSRIESGKMEFIDENIQMDELCEELRQMHQMRIKNDVKVIFERPAVSLTIVSDSHRLRQLYSNLISNAIKYTEKGSITLGYKLKGNMMEGYVRDTGSGIPVEKLNNVFGRFEKLDLLKQGFGLGLSICKSILDKMGGKIWVESELGVGSCFYFSIPYNGTLPVAGEQNKPLILVAEDMDCNYELVKAILEERYSVLRANDGIDVVTKYESHKPDLILMDVRMPGLDGLSAAGIIRELNPTIPIIATTAFAFETDREMALAAGCNEYMSKPLEAEKLKTMIERCLENKL encoded by the coding sequence ATGGGTGTATATGAAAGCCTTACGAGAGAAGAACTCGTTAGAAAGTTGTTAGCGCAAGAAAATTTGTGTCATGAGCTGCAAGGAAAAGTCGGGAAATTGAAAGAAGAGATTTCCCAACAAGCAAAGAACGGGGAGAGCATGAGGGCGAATGAAGGTGATTTGTGTGAAAATGTGACCGTGAAACGAACAGAAAGATTCTTGACGGATAACGTGGCTAGGTTATCGTTAATGTTAGAGGCCGGTAACGTTTTCCCTTGGTACGCGGATATTGCTAGCGGGAAAATCGAAATCGGGGATGAATTATTCAAGGCGTATGGCGTTGATCGAAAAGAATTTCAGGATGACTTTTTTAGTATAGCAACTTTTGTTGCCAGTATTTATCCGGATGACCGGGGAATTTTCGAGGCTATTTATAATAATCTTTTGGCGGGTGAGTCGTGCAAGATTGGCTTGGAACTCCGATTGGATTTGTTAAATACCGGGGAGTATAAATGGGTGGATTTAAAAGGGGTGGCTCAGGAATTTGATGAACGAGGAAAAGTTACGAAAGTTCTGGGTTTTATTGCTGATATTCAAAAAAGAAGGGATGATGAACAGGCTTTAATCGAGGCCAAGCAACGGGCGGAAGAATCGGATCGTTTGAAATCGGCCTTTTTGGCCAATGTTAGTCACGAAATTCGGACACCTTTGAACGCCATTGTCGGTTTTTCCGAGGTGATTGCTCACACGGAAGGCGAATGTGAACGGGAAGAATATTTGGATATTGTCAAGGCGAACAGTAATTTATTACTGCATCTGATTAATGATATTCTTGATTTATCCCGCATCGAATCCGGTAAAATGGAATTCATAGATGAGAACATACAGATGGACGAGTTGTGCGAAGAGTTGCGGCAAATGCATCAGATGCGGATCAAGAATGACGTGAAGGTGATTTTCGAGCGACCCGCGGTATCTCTAACGATTGTTTCCGATTCTCACCGTTTGAGACAACTCTACTCAAATTTGATTTCCAATGCTATAAAATATACCGAGAAAGGTTCGATCACTCTCGGGTACAAGCTGAAGGGGAATATGATGGAAGGGTACGTGCGGGATACCGGAAGCGGAATTCCGGTAGAAAAATTGAATAATGTATTCGGGCGTTTTGAAAAACTGGATTTGTTGAAACAGGGTTTCGGGTTAGGATTGTCTATCTGTAAATCCATTTTGGACAAAATGGGTGGAAAAATCTGGGTAGAATCCGAGCTTGGTGTTGGGTCTTGTTTTTATTTCTCGATACCTTATAATGGTACGTTACCGGTTGCAGGGGAACAGAATAAACCGTTGATATTGGTAGCGGAAGATATGGATTGTAACTACGAGTTGGTCAAGGCTATACTGGAAGAGAGATATTCCGTGCTAAGAGCGAATGACGGGATTGATGTGGTGACAAAATACGAATCACATAAACCGGATTTAATTTTAATGGATGTTCGGATGCCGGGATTGGATGGCCTGTCCGCGGCTGGAATTATCCGGGAATTGAATCCGACTATTCCAATTATAGCTACCACGGCCTTTGCTTTTGAAACGGATCGTGAAATGGCTCTTGCTGCCGGATGTAACGAATATATGTCCAAACCGTTAGAGGCTGAAAAGTTGAAAACAATGATTGAAAGATGTCTCGAAAATAAATTATAG
- a CDS encoding TolC family protein has protein sequence MGAKYIIIACLLCADFVCFAQEKQKRDSIPPYESFVPQTLTTNEYINYQLPPLDSLFEGAKTNPRLKAIGASIEAARNDLKATKRDWLQYFSVRAGYTYGILGTYTDQETQYTPLTTVYSGATQNSWSVGANIIIPFNRLFSHRVNVKKQKELVKNAEYTQQIKFDEIKNEIIELYCNIQYQLKLLKLATESITLYNAEYQVAELDYINNKNNKDRSLSDLKHSQKVAKIEYEKIINELNIMFLKLELISNIHFRNK, from the coding sequence ATGGGTGCTAAATATATTATTATAGCCTGTTTATTATGTGCTGATTTTGTTTGCTTTGCTCAAGAGAAACAGAAAAGGGATTCTATTCCTCCTTATGAAAGTTTCGTTCCGCAAACATTAACGACCAATGAATATATTAACTATCAATTACCTCCACTGGACTCTCTTTTTGAAGGAGCTAAAACAAATCCCCGGCTGAAAGCAATTGGTGCATCTATCGAGGCTGCCCGTAATGACCTAAAGGCAACCAAACGAGATTGGTTACAATACTTTTCTGTACGGGCTGGGTACACATATGGAATTCTCGGAACATACACTGATCAAGAAACCCAATATACCCCTCTAACGACCGTATATTCCGGAGCAACTCAAAATAGCTGGTCCGTAGGAGCCAATATTATCATTCCTTTCAACAGACTCTTTAGCCATCGGGTAAACGTGAAAAAACAAAAAGAACTTGTCAAGAACGCAGAGTACACGCAACAGATCAAATTCGATGAAATCAAAAACGAAATTATTGAGTTGTATTGCAACATTCAATACCAATTGAAATTACTAAAGCTAGCGACAGAGTCCATCACCTTGTATAACGCAGAATACCAGGTAGCGGAGCTTGACTATATCAATAACAAAAACAACAAGGATAGGTCGCTAAGTGACTTAAAACATTCACAGAAAGTGGCAAAAATTGAATATGAGAAAATCATAAATGAATTAAACATCATGTTCTTAAAGCTTGAACTCATCAGTAATATTCATTTTAGAAACAAATAG
- a CDS encoding NADH-dependent [FeFe] hydrogenase, group A6, with product MNENITLKIDNREISVPKGTTILEAARDMGIDIPTLCYMNLKDLCIKNAPASCRLCVVEVEGRKNLAPSCATRCENGMNVHTNTIRVLNARRTVLELMLSDHPSDCLVCAKSGNCELQSVAIKLGIREIPFEGEKTEFRVDLSPSIRRDATKCIYCRRCEMMCNEVQTVGALSAINRGFSSVVMPAFDQSLQDSECTFCGQCVAVCPVGALTELDHTNRLIKDLADPDKTVIVQTAPAVRAALGEEFALPAGTSVTGKMVAALRKLGFAKVFDTDFAADLTIMEEGTELLGRLGAFLNGDKSVKLPIITSCCPGWVNFFEKQFPDLLDMPSSARSPQQMFGSIAKTYWAEKMGIKRENLIVVSVMPCLAKKFECERDEFKTNGDPDVNYSISTRELAALIKQTNINFMQLEDEDFDAPLGESTGAAVIFGATGGVMEAALRTAYEIHTGKTLDNVNFEGVRGIENLKEATIDVDGFELKVAVAHGLGNARKLMNEIRAGKSKYHAIEIMACPGGCIGGGGQPLHHGDSSLLKARTRALYTEDSEKSLRKSHQNPYIISLYEEFLGKPMSERAHHLLHTCYFNRGKEIIEQ from the coding sequence ATGAACGAGAATATTACACTAAAAATAGATAACCGAGAGATCAGCGTTCCCAAGGGAACCACGATTCTTGAAGCAGCCCGGGACATGGGTATCGACATACCTACCCTTTGCTACATGAACCTGAAGGATTTGTGCATCAAAAACGCCCCGGCATCCTGCCGTCTCTGCGTGGTTGAGGTTGAAGGCAGGAAGAACCTGGCTCCCTCATGTGCCACTCGCTGCGAGAACGGTATGAATGTACACACGAACACGATTCGGGTACTGAACGCCCGCAGGACCGTGTTGGAACTCATGTTGTCCGACCACCCGTCAGACTGTCTGGTGTGCGCCAAATCCGGTAATTGCGAATTGCAATCCGTAGCCATCAAACTGGGTATCCGGGAAATTCCTTTCGAGGGAGAGAAAACAGAATTCAGAGTTGACCTGTCCCCTTCTATCCGCCGGGATGCCACGAAATGTATTTATTGCCGTCGTTGCGAAATGATGTGTAATGAAGTGCAGACTGTGGGTGCGTTGAGTGCCATTAACCGGGGATTCAGCTCTGTCGTAATGCCCGCGTTCGACCAGTCATTGCAGGATTCCGAATGTACTTTCTGCGGACAGTGCGTTGCCGTATGTCCCGTGGGAGCCTTGACGGAACTGGATCACACGAACCGCCTGATCAAAGATTTAGCCGATCCAGACAAGACCGTGATCGTGCAAACCGCCCCGGCCGTTCGTGCCGCCTTGGGTGAAGAGTTCGCTCTTCCGGCAGGTACTTCCGTTACCGGGAAAATGGTGGCCGCTTTACGCAAACTGGGTTTTGCCAAGGTATTCGACACCGACTTCGCAGCCGACTTGACCATCATGGAGGAAGGCACCGAATTACTGGGTCGTTTGGGAGCATTCCTGAATGGTGACAAATCGGTGAAATTACCGATCATCACCTCTTGCTGCCCGGGTTGGGTGAATTTCTTCGAGAAACAATTCCCGGACTTACTGGATATGCCGTCAAGCGCCCGTTCTCCACAACAGATGTTCGGGTCAATCGCCAAGACATATTGGGCAGAGAAAATGGGTATCAAACGTGAAAACCTCATCGTGGTATCCGTGATGCCTTGTCTGGCCAAAAAATTCGAGTGCGAAAGAGACGAGTTCAAGACCAACGGGGACCCGGATGTAAATTACTCCATCTCCACCCGTGAGTTGGCCGCGTTGATCAAACAGACCAATATCAATTTCATGCAACTGGAAGACGAAGACTTCGACGCACCGCTGGGAGAATCCACGGGTGCTGCCGTGATCTTTGGGGCAACCGGAGGCGTGATGGAAGCCGCCTTACGTACGGCTTACGAAATCCACACGGGTAAAACCTTGGATAACGTGAACTTTGAAGGTGTCAGAGGTATCGAGAATCTGAAAGAAGCCACGATCGATGTCGACGGATTCGAATTGAAAGTAGCCGTGGCACACGGTTTAGGAAATGCCCGCAAGCTCATGAACGAAATCAGAGCCGGCAAATCCAAATACCATGCTATCGAGATTATGGCCTGCCCCGGTGGATGTATCGGTGGTGGAGGTCAGCCCTTGCACCATGGAGATTCTTCTTTGTTGAAAGCACGTACACGGGCTCTCTACACGGAAGACAGCGAAAAATCGCTCCGGAAATCCCACCAGAACCCGTACATCATCTCGTTGTACGAAGAGTTCTTGGGCAAACCCATGAGCGAAAGAGCCCATCATTTGCTGCATACGTGCTACTTTAACAGAGGAAAAGAGATTATTGAACAATAA
- a CDS encoding response regulator yields the protein MKINPAEYKILVVDDVQSNVLLLKALLGREGFGIVYAMNGTEALEKVKSEHPDLILLDVMMPDMDGFEVAGRLKVEPEQAEIPIIFLTALNDSASVVKGFQLGANDFISKPFRREELLIRVEHQLSLVDARRIILRQTEELRKTIAGRDKLYSVIAHDLRSPMASIKMLCNTIMMSIDQQTVPGDVFEMLEMTNKTAEEVFSLLDNLLKWTKSQLGKLSNVPQPIDMVGLVDGVIEVFKPIAQSKSISLELNSEIEFVNVIIDIEMIKSVVRNLISNAIKFSHKDTVVMVHVKVQDITNENATGEGNGKEVLVTVSDKGCGIKKEDQGKLLNEATHFTTFGTDSEEGSGLGLLLCKDFVSKNHGRLWFTSEEGVGSNFNFTIPIK from the coding sequence ATGAAAATAAATCCTGCTGAATATAAGATATTAGTGGTGGATGATGTTCAGTCGAATGTGTTGCTGTTGAAGGCTTTACTTGGGCGAGAAGGGTTTGGTATCGTGTACGCAATGAACGGGACGGAAGCTTTGGAAAAAGTGAAAAGTGAACATCCGGATTTGATTTTGTTGGATGTTATGATGCCCGATATGGACGGGTTTGAGGTGGCAGGACGCTTGAAGGTGGAGCCGGAACAGGCTGAAATTCCAATTATATTTTTGACTGCTTTGAACGATTCGGCAAGTGTCGTGAAAGGTTTTCAACTCGGTGCGAATGATTTTATATCGAAACCTTTTCGTCGGGAAGAGTTGTTGATCCGGGTGGAGCATCAACTTTCTTTGGTGGATGCCAGACGGATTATTTTACGTCAGACCGAGGAATTGAGAAAGACAATAGCCGGTAGGGATAAACTTTATTCCGTGATTGCTCATGATTTGCGATCCCCGATGGCCTCCATCAAGATGTTGTGTAACACGATTATGATGAGCATCGATCAGCAAACCGTTCCGGGGGACGTGTTCGAGATGTTGGAAATGACCAATAAAACGGCAGAGGAAGTATTTTCTTTGCTGGATAATCTGTTGAAATGGACCAAGAGCCAGTTGGGTAAGTTGTCCAATGTTCCGCAACCGATAGATATGGTCGGGTTGGTTGACGGGGTTATCGAGGTGTTTAAGCCGATCGCTCAAAGTAAGTCGATTTCGTTAGAATTGAATTCCGAGATCGAGTTCGTCAATGTCATCATTGACATCGAGATGATAAAATCTGTCGTGCGTAACTTGATTTCGAATGCGATTAAATTCAGTCATAAAGATACCGTCGTTATGGTACACGTGAAGGTGCAAGATATAACCAACGAGAACGCGACAGGGGAGGGGAATGGTAAAGAAGTACTTGTCACCGTGTCAGATAAAGGATGTGGGATCAAGAAAGAAGATCAAGGGAAACTGTTAAATGAGGCCACGCATTTCACGACCTTCGGTACGGATAGCGAGGAAGGCTCCGGCTTGGGCCTGTTATTATGCAAAGATTTCGTGAGCAAAAATCACGGGCGCTTGTGGTTTACCTCTGAAGAAGGTGTCGGTTCAAACTTTAATTTCACAATTCCGATAAAGTGA
- a CDS encoding sugar transferase — MYAYYIGENTDWINRISHCLECQVITFNNPIKTILCINEQSKKDISPTYIFIESYNKKRDLQWLEAIEQSNLKNTYLLLLSEKVSKEDIADYLRSGASEIINIDTAPEDLQTTLAFLPKIKRHSTVHVQNNPRRFKLPWWKRTFDILFSGTAIVCLSPLLIVTALAIRIESKGPIIYKSKRVGSNYDIFDFLKFRSMYVDADKRLKEFEALNQYREETQDQQAHTETSPTSNQSNETLLVADDFITTEKQLLKNRRKQQKNAFVKFENDPRITKVGRIIRKYSIDELPQLVNILKGDMSIVGNRPLPLYEAELLTTDEYIERFMAPAGLTGLWQVEKRGDQGALSAEERKQLDIKYARNFSFGNDIKIICKTFTAFVQKENV, encoded by the coding sequence ATGTACGCGTATTACATCGGGGAAAACACAGACTGGATAAATAGGATATCACATTGTCTGGAGTGTCAAGTTATTACTTTCAATAACCCGATTAAAACGATTTTGTGCATCAATGAACAATCGAAGAAAGATATATCACCCACCTATATCTTTATCGAATCATACAATAAAAAAAGGGATTTACAATGGTTGGAGGCTATCGAGCAAAGTAATCTGAAAAACACGTATTTATTATTGCTTTCGGAAAAAGTATCAAAAGAAGATATTGCAGACTATCTTCGTTCCGGTGCCAGTGAAATCATCAATATCGACACGGCCCCAGAAGATTTACAAACGACTTTGGCTTTCCTGCCCAAAATAAAGCGACACTCGACAGTTCATGTTCAAAATAATCCCCGGAGATTCAAGCTCCCTTGGTGGAAAAGAACATTTGATATTCTCTTTTCCGGGACAGCTATCGTTTGCCTCTCCCCGCTTCTGATTGTAACGGCACTTGCCATCCGGATCGAAAGTAAAGGTCCTATTATATATAAATCCAAACGAGTCGGAAGTAATTACGACATATTTGATTTTCTCAAATTCCGTTCCATGTACGTGGACGCAGACAAACGCCTGAAGGAATTCGAAGCATTGAATCAATACCGGGAAGAAACACAAGACCAACAGGCTCATACTGAAACTTCCCCAACCTCCAATCAATCCAACGAGACACTTCTCGTGGCCGATGATTTCATCACGACAGAAAAACAATTATTAAAAAACAGACGGAAACAACAGAAAAATGCTTTCGTCAAATTCGAAAACGATCCCCGAATTACCAAAGTCGGACGTATCATCCGCAAATATAGCATCGATGAACTTCCACAACTGGTCAATATACTGAAAGGAGATATGTCCATCGTCGGTAACCGCCCCCTCCCCTTATACGAAGCTGAGCTACTGACCACAGACGAATACATCGAGCGTTTCATGGCACCCGCCGGACTTACCGGTTTATGGCAAGTAGAAAAAAGAGGTGACCAAGGAGCCCTTTCCGCAGAAGAAAGAAAACAACTAGATATAAAATATGCCCGCAACTTTTCGTTCGGGAATGATATAAAGATTATTTGCAAAACATTCACGGCGTTTGTGCAAAAAGAGAATGTGTGA
- a CDS encoding response regulator transcription factor: MSKSILIVDDKPEIAKVITIQLSRDYNVHSEGNPIEALAWMHAGNIPDLIISDVNMPEMDGRTFLKQLKASSTFNFIPVIILSSLESSNDRIELLEAGASDFVLKPFNPQELKIRVRNLLR, from the coding sequence ATGAGTAAAAGCATTCTGATTGTGGATGATAAACCTGAAATAGCGAAAGTTATCACGATCCAACTATCTAGGGATTACAACGTGCATTCGGAAGGAAATCCGATTGAAGCTCTTGCATGGATGCATGCAGGAAATATTCCCGATTTGATCATATCGGATGTAAACATGCCGGAAATGGACGGACGAACATTCCTTAAACAGCTAAAAGCAAGTTCCACGTTCAATTTTATTCCCGTTATTATCTTGTCCAGCTTGGAGAGTAGTAACGACCGGATTGAATTGTTGGAAGCCGGAGCTTCGGACTTCGTGCTAAAACCTTTTAACCCGCAGGAACTAAAGATCCGAGTCCGTAATTTATTGCGTTAA
- a CDS encoding complex I 24 kDa subunit family protein, giving the protein MTQITLAKCKVDQLVKLCEEFGNQPGELINILHKAQGLIGYLPREVQEVIARQLDIPVSKVYGVVTFYSFFSMTPKGEHPISVCMGTACYVRGAEKVLDEFKRILKVNVGETTPDGKFSLTSLRCVGACGLAPVVLIGEKVYGRVTPGEVEKILKEFE; this is encoded by the coding sequence ATGACACAAATAACATTAGCGAAGTGCAAAGTTGACCAACTGGTAAAACTGTGTGAAGAATTCGGGAACCAACCGGGAGAGTTAATTAACATCTTGCACAAAGCACAAGGCTTGATCGGCTACCTGCCCAGAGAGGTGCAGGAAGTGATCGCCCGTCAACTAGATATACCCGTATCCAAAGTGTACGGGGTAGTAACCTTCTATTCTTTCTTTTCAATGACCCCGAAAGGGGAACACCCGATCTCCGTGTGCATGGGAACCGCTTGCTACGTTCGGGGTGCAGAGAAAGTTCTGGACGAATTCAAACGTATCCTAAAGGTAAATGTCGGAGAGACCACCCCAGACGGGAAGTTCTCTTTAACCAGCTTACGATGCGTGGGAGCCTGCGGACTTGCCCCAGTTGTACTGATCGGTGAAAAAGTTTACGGACGGGTTACCCCCGGAGAAGTGGAGAAAATTCTAAAGGAATTTGAATAA